A single window of Actinomycetota bacterium DNA harbors:
- a CDS encoding heavy metal-responsive transcriptional regulator has protein sequence MLIGELADETGVPAKTLRFYEGEGLLHEPARLPNGYRDYGPAAVDRVTFIKQAQSAGLTLAQIGEVLAIRDRGETPCAHVAHVIDRRLQEVDRRIAELRATRGTLAELAERSGRLDPDDCDGFCHIIEGNA, from the coding sequence ATGCTGATAGGGGAGCTCGCCGACGAGACCGGCGTCCCGGCCAAGACCCTGCGCTTCTACGAGGGCGAGGGACTGCTGCACGAACCCGCACGACTGCCCAACGGCTACCGGGACTACGGGCCTGCCGCGGTCGACCGGGTGACGTTCATCAAGCAGGCCCAGTCGGCCGGGCTCACGCTCGCCCAGATCGGCGAGGTCCTCGCGATCCGTGACCGCGGCGAGACACCGTGCGCTCACGTCGCCCACGTGATCGACCGTCGGCTCCAGGAGGTCGACCGGCGCATCGCCGAGCTGCGTGCGACCCGGGGAACACTGGCCGAGCTCGCCGAGCGGAGCGGCCGGCTGGACCCCGACGACTGCGACGGCTTCTGCCACATCATCGAAGGAAACGCATAG